In Streptomyces sp. NBC_01551, one DNA window encodes the following:
- a CDS encoding enoyl-CoA hydratase/isomerase family protein has product MKTDDAVNDTVLLAADGPTAVITLNRPKALNALTHPMVLRITEALTAWQHDPAVTQVLIRGAGERGLCAGGDIRAIHDDAKAGTSASAGFWRDEYRLNALIARYPKPYVALMDGIVMGGGVGLSAHGSVRIVTERSRVAMPETGIGFVPDVGGTHLLGRAPGELGTHLALTGAAVGAADALLCDLADHFVPAGRLADLTAELLAGAPVREALPRHTGRPEPGELAGRRAWIDRCYPADTVEEIVERLLGEGDAGGEGGPAAKEAAETILAKSPTSLKVTLAAVRRARELGDLERALVQEYRVSCNALRSPDLVEGIRAQVIDKDRTPRWSPATLAEVTGEDVARFFAPLGEGRELTPGP; this is encoded by the coding sequence GTGAAGACCGACGATGCCGTCAACGACACGGTCCTGCTCGCCGCCGACGGACCCACGGCGGTGATCACCCTCAACCGTCCCAAGGCCCTCAACGCCCTCACCCACCCCATGGTGCTGCGGATCACCGAGGCCCTCACCGCCTGGCAGCACGACCCCGCCGTCACCCAGGTCCTGATCCGGGGCGCCGGTGAGCGCGGACTGTGCGCAGGCGGCGACATCCGGGCCATCCACGACGACGCGAAGGCCGGCACCAGCGCCTCCGCCGGCTTCTGGCGCGACGAGTACCGGCTCAACGCGCTGATCGCCCGCTACCCCAAGCCGTACGTCGCCCTCATGGACGGCATCGTGATGGGCGGCGGGGTCGGCCTCTCGGCCCACGGCAGCGTACGGATCGTCACCGAACGCTCCCGCGTCGCCATGCCGGAGACGGGCATCGGCTTCGTCCCCGACGTCGGCGGCACCCACCTGCTCGGACGCGCCCCCGGGGAGCTCGGCACCCACCTCGCGCTGACCGGAGCCGCGGTGGGCGCGGCCGACGCGCTGCTCTGCGACCTCGCCGACCACTTCGTCCCCGCCGGCCGGCTGGCGGACCTCACCGCCGAGCTGCTCGCCGGAGCGCCCGTACGCGAGGCGCTGCCGCGCCACACCGGCCGGCCCGAGCCCGGTGAACTGGCCGGGCGGCGCGCCTGGATCGACCGGTGCTACCCGGCCGACACCGTCGAGGAGATCGTGGAGCGGCTGCTCGGCGAGGGCGACGCCGGGGGCGAGGGCGGCCCGGCGGCGAAGGAGGCCGCCGAGACCATCCTGGCCAAGTCCCCGACCTCGCTCAAGGTCACCCTCGCCGCCGTGCGCCGGGCCCGCGAACTGGGCGACCTGGAGCGGGCGCTGGTCCAGGAGTACCGGGTCTCCTGCAACGCGCTGCGCTCGCCCGACCTCGTGGAGGGGATCCGGGCGCAGGTCATCGACAAGGACCGCACCCCCCGCTGGTCGCCGGCCACCCTGGCCGAGGTCACCGGCGAGGACGTGGCCCGGTTCTTCGCCC
- a CDS encoding dihydrofolate reductase family protein → MRKIILMSSVSLDGFVEGPERQIDWHSVDDELHQHFNDELAAMGGFIHGRVTYDLMAEYWPTADADPSAGGPEAEFAGIWRDMPKYVYSRTLRQADVGWNSTVVGDVVPSEVAALKAAPGGDLTLGGADLAASFLRHDLVDAYRIYVHPVRLGRGKPLFPAVDYAPTTLRLEGTHAFGNGVVQLRYARP, encoded by the coding sequence ATGCGAAAGATCATCCTGATGTCGTCGGTGTCTCTCGACGGCTTCGTCGAGGGGCCCGAGCGGCAGATCGACTGGCACAGCGTGGACGACGAGCTGCACCAGCACTTCAACGACGAACTCGCCGCCATGGGCGGTTTCATCCACGGCCGCGTCACGTACGACCTCATGGCGGAGTACTGGCCGACCGCCGACGCCGACCCCTCCGCAGGCGGGCCGGAGGCCGAGTTCGCGGGGATCTGGCGGGACATGCCGAAGTACGTGTACTCGCGCACCCTGAGGCAGGCCGACGTCGGCTGGAACTCCACCGTCGTGGGGGACGTCGTACCCTCCGAGGTCGCCGCGCTCAAGGCGGCCCCGGGCGGTGACCTGACGCTGGGCGGGGCCGATCTCGCGGCCTCGTTCCTGCGGCACGACCTGGTGGACGCGTACCGGATCTACGTGCACCCGGTGCGCCTCGGCCGGGGCAAACCGCTGTTCCCGGCGGTGGACTACGCCCCGACGACGCTCCGGCTCGAAGGCACCCACGCGTTCGGCAACGGGGTGGTGCAGCTGCGCTACGCCCGCCCGTAG
- a CDS encoding helix-turn-helix transcriptional regulator gives MQKNRQAPMRPPIRHAAIRHTPRAATSIRALDTNVGIDPHRHDDHQIAYAGSGVLSVTTDAGTWVAPATRALWIPAGTVHEHRAYGRTDLHSVGLPVHLNPLSLDAPAVLAVGPLLRELILAYTRTPEDDGPQRRRMLGVLLDQLKASPLQPLHLPAPTDPRLAAVCDLLHADPADSRGLAALAAQAGAGAGERTLSRLFRAELGMTFPQWRTQLRLHQALRLLAVGTPVTAVAHRCGWSSASAFIDVFRRAFGHTPGAHPGRQDTPYGRA, from the coding sequence ATGCAGAAAAACCGCCAAGCCCCGATGCGGCCGCCGATCCGGCACGCCGCGATCCGGCACACCCCGAGGGCCGCGACCAGCATCCGCGCGCTGGACACCAACGTCGGGATCGACCCGCACCGGCACGACGACCACCAGATCGCCTACGCCGGTTCCGGAGTCCTGTCCGTCACCACCGACGCCGGCACCTGGGTGGCCCCCGCGACCCGGGCGCTGTGGATCCCCGCCGGGACCGTGCACGAGCACCGCGCGTACGGCCGCACCGACCTGCACTCCGTCGGCCTGCCCGTCCACCTCAACCCGCTGTCCCTGGACGCGCCCGCCGTGCTCGCCGTCGGACCGCTGCTGCGGGAGCTGATCCTGGCGTACACCCGGACCCCCGAGGACGACGGCCCGCAGCGGCGCCGGATGCTCGGCGTGCTGCTCGACCAGCTGAAGGCCTCGCCGCTCCAGCCCCTGCACCTGCCCGCGCCCACCGACCCCCGGCTGGCGGCGGTGTGCGACCTGCTGCATGCCGACCCGGCGGATTCGCGGGGGCTCGCGGCGCTGGCCGCGCAGGCGGGGGCGGGGGCCGGCGAGCGGACCCTGAGCCGGCTGTTCCGCGCCGAGCTCGGCATGACCTTCCCGCAGTGGCGCACCCAGCTGAGGCTGCACCAGGCGCTGCGGCTGCTGGCCGTGGGCACTCCGGTGACGGCGGTCGCGCACCGCTGCGGATGGTCGTCCGCCAGCGCGTTCATCGACGTCTTCCGGCGGGCCTTCGGGCACACCCCGGGCGCGCACCCCGGCCGGCAGGACACTCCCTACGGGCGGGCGTAG